From the genome of Lasioglossum baleicum chromosome 13, iyLasBale1, whole genome shotgun sequence, one region includes:
- the LOC143214821 gene encoding E3 ubiquitin-protein ligase RING1-like isoform X1, translating into MYLVKMASAEQVGLNKTWELSLYELHRTPQDVITDNTEIAVSPRSLHSELMCPICLEMLKKTMTTKECLHRFCSDCIIEALRRGNKECPTCRKKLVSKRSLRPDPNFDLLISKIYPSRDEYEAHQERVLAKLNKSHSQAALVNSITEGIRLQSQNRPQRSRKNANESENASNATPYNNSQNASAPATPNAANSANQSDSSQSATGPLNNSSGGNSQTSNSVSQPASSPAVSGNIASRDSNDSNQADVSGTDHFYASGTTSRNSTTPSPNPANQIPKPPKRQKSLQNSENDSSSAEAETGGGDSMVDTEGEGPSEPLMLNEIELVFKPHPTEMAGDNSLIKALKENSIRYIKTTANATVDHLSKYLAMRLTLDLDTELSESDRLLNFCIYIAPSPGQLVVLSGSQTLRQVNDKFWRVNRPLEMYYSWKKT; encoded by the exons ATGTATTTAGTCAAGATGGCGTCCGCAGAACAGGTCGGTCTGAATAAAACTTGGGAATTATCGTTGTACGAGCTGCATCGCACACCTCAGGATGTGATCACGGATAACACGGAAATCGCGGTTAGCCCGCGGAGCCTGCACAGCGAACTGATGTGCCCAATTTGCTTGGAAATGCTCAAAAAGACCATGACCACGAAGGAGTGTCTGCACCGTTTCTGTTCCGATTGTATCATTGAGGCGCTTCGGAGGGGTAATAAG GAATGTCCGACATGCAGGAAGAAGCTAGTGTCGAAGAGGTCACTGCGACCAGACCCTAATTTCGATCTGCTGATCTCAAAGATATACCCAAGCCGTGACGAGTACGAGGCTCACCAAGAGAGAGTGCTGGCCAAACTGAACAAATCCCACTCTCAAGCTGCGCTGGTCAACTCGATAACAGAAGGCATAAGATTGCAAAGCCAGAACCGGCCTCAGAGGTCCAGAAAAAACGCCAACGAGTCTGAGAACGCGAGCAATGCCACGCCGTACAATAATTCGCAGAACGCCAGTGCACCGGCCACGCCGAATGCAGCGAACTCGGCTAACCAAAGCGACTCGTCGCAGAGCGCGACCGGACCTCTGAACAATAGTAGCGGCGGTAATTCTCAAACTTCCAATAGCGTCTCCCAACCAGCTAGTAGTCCTGCTGTTTCTGGTAACATCGCTAGCCGAGATTCGAATGATAGCAACCAGGCAGATGTAAGTGGAACTGATCATTTCTATGCTTCAGGAACTACGTCCAGAAACTCGACTACGCCCTCGCCTAATCCGGCGAATCAGATACCTAAACCTCCTAAAAGGCAAAAAAGCTTACAGAATTCGGAGAACGATTCCTCGAGCGCGGAGGCTGAAACCGGTGGCGGTGATTCGATGGTAGACACGGAGGGCGAAGGGCCTAGCGAGCCCTTGATGCTCAACGAAATAGAGCTGGTTTTTAAGCCGCATCCTACGGAGATGGCTGGAGATAATTCGCTGATCAAGGCGCTGAAGGAGAACAGCATCAGATACATCAAGACCACCGCAAACGCGACAG TGGACCACCTGAGCAAGTACCTGGCTATGAGACTGACCCTGGACTTGGACACGGAGCTGTCAGAGTCCGACAGGCTACTGAACTTTTGTATCTACATAGCGCCTTCGCCTGGTCAATTGGTAGTCCTTAGCGGATCGCAAACGTTGCGACAGGTGAACGACAAATTCTGGCGGGTCAATCGACCCCTGGAAATGTATTATTCATGGAAGAAGACCTAG
- the LOC143214821 gene encoding E3 ubiquitin-protein ligase RING1-like isoform X2: MYLVKMASAEQVGLNKTWELSLYELHRTPQDVITDNTEIAVSPRSLHSELMCPICLEMLKKTMTTKECLHRFCSDCIIEALRRGNKECPTCRKKLVSKRSLRPDPNFDLLISKIYPSRDEYEAHQERVLAKLNKSHSQAALVNSITEGIRLQSQNRPQRSRKNANESENASNATPYNNSQNASAPATPNAANSANQSDSSQSATGPLNNSSGGNSQTSNSVSQPASSPAVSGTTSRNSTTPSPNPANQIPKPPKRQKSLQNSENDSSSAEAETGGGDSMVDTEGEGPSEPLMLNEIELVFKPHPTEMAGDNSLIKALKENSIRYIKTTANATVDHLSKYLAMRLTLDLDTELSESDRLLNFCIYIAPSPGQLVVLSGSQTLRQVNDKFWRVNRPLEMYYSWKKT, from the exons ATGTATTTAGTCAAGATGGCGTCCGCAGAACAGGTCGGTCTGAATAAAACTTGGGAATTATCGTTGTACGAGCTGCATCGCACACCTCAGGATGTGATCACGGATAACACGGAAATCGCGGTTAGCCCGCGGAGCCTGCACAGCGAACTGATGTGCCCAATTTGCTTGGAAATGCTCAAAAAGACCATGACCACGAAGGAGTGTCTGCACCGTTTCTGTTCCGATTGTATCATTGAGGCGCTTCGGAGGGGTAATAAG GAATGTCCGACATGCAGGAAGAAGCTAGTGTCGAAGAGGTCACTGCGACCAGACCCTAATTTCGATCTGCTGATCTCAAAGATATACCCAAGCCGTGACGAGTACGAGGCTCACCAAGAGAGAGTGCTGGCCAAACTGAACAAATCCCACTCTCAAGCTGCGCTGGTCAACTCGATAACAGAAGGCATAAGATTGCAAAGCCAGAACCGGCCTCAGAGGTCCAGAAAAAACGCCAACGAGTCTGAGAACGCGAGCAATGCCACGCCGTACAATAATTCGCAGAACGCCAGTGCACCGGCCACGCCGAATGCAGCGAACTCGGCTAACCAAAGCGACTCGTCGCAGAGCGCGACCGGACCTCTGAACAATAGTAGCGGCGGTAATTCTCAAACTTCCAATAGCGTCTCCCAACCAGCTAGTAGTCCTGCTGTTTCTG GAACTACGTCCAGAAACTCGACTACGCCCTCGCCTAATCCGGCGAATCAGATACCTAAACCTCCTAAAAGGCAAAAAAGCTTACAGAATTCGGAGAACGATTCCTCGAGCGCGGAGGCTGAAACCGGTGGCGGTGATTCGATGGTAGACACGGAGGGCGAAGGGCCTAGCGAGCCCTTGATGCTCAACGAAATAGAGCTGGTTTTTAAGCCGCATCCTACGGAGATGGCTGGAGATAATTCGCTGATCAAGGCGCTGAAGGAGAACAGCATCAGATACATCAAGACCACCGCAAACGCGACAG TGGACCACCTGAGCAAGTACCTGGCTATGAGACTGACCCTGGACTTGGACACGGAGCTGTCAGAGTCCGACAGGCTACTGAACTTTTGTATCTACATAGCGCCTTCGCCTGGTCAATTGGTAGTCCTTAGCGGATCGCAAACGTTGCGACAGGTGAACGACAAATTCTGGCGGGTCAATCGACCCCTGGAAATGTATTATTCATGGAAGAAGACCTAG